A single region of the Equus przewalskii isolate Varuska chromosome 26, EquPr2, whole genome shotgun sequence genome encodes:
- the LOC103542252 gene encoding histo-blood group ABO system transferase 2-like isoform X1 has translation MELRDFWGKSSKSWLFLILLFVASFGFYSNVFNWIPRWRQREVSQSSCEAHHLQGQRESPPLSEGDCYPDTCRVPRVPRMLYPKAHVLQPTRVDVLLMTPWFAPIIWDGTYDSAILNAQFKNTTIGVVVFAIKKYVVFLKLFLETAEKYFMVGHRVIYYILTDRPADVPQIPLQEGRRVVILKVRNYTRWQDVVLHRMEMISNFSQQRFLHEVDYLVSADVDMKFSDHVGVEILSSLFGTLHPGFYASDRRRFTYERRPLSQAYIPEDEGDFYYAAALYGGSVAEVYRLATACHQATLIDKANGIEAVWHEESHLNKYLLYHKPTKVLSPEYVWDERMLRKPPYLRRLRYVAVPKNHAQIRSR, from the exons ACTTCTGGGGAAAGAGCAGCAAGTCCTGGCTGTTCCTGATCCTGCTCTTTGTTGCAAGTTTTGGCTTCTACAG CAATGTTTTCAACTGGATTcccagatggaggcagagagaagtgtcTCAAAG CAGCTGTGAGGCCCACCACCTCCAGGGCCAGCGGGAGAGCCCGCCACTGAG CGAAGGGGACTGCTACCCAGACACCTGCCGAGTGCCCAGAGTGCCCAG GATGCTCTACCCCAAGGCCCATGTCCTCCAGCCCAC gaggGTGGACGTGCTCCTCATGACTCCCTGGTTTGCTCCCATCATCTGGGACGGGACCTATGACTCTGCCATCCTGAACGCACAATTCAAAAACACCACCATCGGGGTGGTGGTGTTTGCTATCAAAAA ATATGTGGTCTTCCTGAAGCTGTTCCTGGAGACGGCAGAGAAGTACTTCATGGTGGGTCACAGGGTCATCTACTACATCTTAACCGACCGGCCGGCAGACGTGCCCCAGATCCCCCTCCAGGAAGGAAGGCGAGTGGTGATCCTCAAGGTCCGAAACTACACGCGCTGGCAGGACGTGGTCTTGCACCGCATGGAGATGATCAGCAACTTCTCCCAGCAGCGCTTCCTCCATGAGGTCGATTACCTTGTGTCCGCGGACGTCGACATGAAGTTCAGCGACCACGTGGGTGTGGAGATCCTGTCGTCTCTCTTTGGCACCCTCCATCCCGGTTTCTATGCCAGCGATCGCCGGCGTTTCACCTATGAACGCCGCCCATTGTCTCAGGCCTACATTCCGGAAGACGAGGGTGATTTTTACTATGCAGCAGCCTTGTATGGGGGGTCAGTGGCTGAGGTTTACCGGCTCGCCACAGCCTGTCACCAGGCAACGCTGATCGACAAGGCCAATGGCATCGAGGCCGTGTGGCACGAGGAGAGCCACCTGAACAAGTACCTGCTCTACCACAAGCCCACCAAGGTGCTGTCCCCAGAGTACGTGTGGGATGAGCGGATGCTGCGGAAACCGCCTTACCTTAGGAGACTGCGATACGTGGCTGTGCCCAAGAATCATGCACAAATTCGGAGCAGATGA
- the LOC103542252 gene encoding histo-blood group ABO system transferase 2-like isoform X2, translated as MELRDFWGKSSKSWLFLILLFVASFGFYSNVFNWIPRWRQREVSQSCEAHHLQGQRESPPLSEGDCYPDTCRVPRVPRMLYPKAHVLQPTRVDVLLMTPWFAPIIWDGTYDSAILNAQFKNTTIGVVVFAIKKYVVFLKLFLETAEKYFMVGHRVIYYILTDRPADVPQIPLQEGRRVVILKVRNYTRWQDVVLHRMEMISNFSQQRFLHEVDYLVSADVDMKFSDHVGVEILSSLFGTLHPGFYASDRRRFTYERRPLSQAYIPEDEGDFYYAAALYGGSVAEVYRLATACHQATLIDKANGIEAVWHEESHLNKYLLYHKPTKVLSPEYVWDERMLRKPPYLRRLRYVAVPKNHAQIRSR; from the exons ACTTCTGGGGAAAGAGCAGCAAGTCCTGGCTGTTCCTGATCCTGCTCTTTGTTGCAAGTTTTGGCTTCTACAG CAATGTTTTCAACTGGATTcccagatggaggcagagagaagtgtcTCAAAG CTGTGAGGCCCACCACCTCCAGGGCCAGCGGGAGAGCCCGCCACTGAG CGAAGGGGACTGCTACCCAGACACCTGCCGAGTGCCCAGAGTGCCCAG GATGCTCTACCCCAAGGCCCATGTCCTCCAGCCCAC gaggGTGGACGTGCTCCTCATGACTCCCTGGTTTGCTCCCATCATCTGGGACGGGACCTATGACTCTGCCATCCTGAACGCACAATTCAAAAACACCACCATCGGGGTGGTGGTGTTTGCTATCAAAAA ATATGTGGTCTTCCTGAAGCTGTTCCTGGAGACGGCAGAGAAGTACTTCATGGTGGGTCACAGGGTCATCTACTACATCTTAACCGACCGGCCGGCAGACGTGCCCCAGATCCCCCTCCAGGAAGGAAGGCGAGTGGTGATCCTCAAGGTCCGAAACTACACGCGCTGGCAGGACGTGGTCTTGCACCGCATGGAGATGATCAGCAACTTCTCCCAGCAGCGCTTCCTCCATGAGGTCGATTACCTTGTGTCCGCGGACGTCGACATGAAGTTCAGCGACCACGTGGGTGTGGAGATCCTGTCGTCTCTCTTTGGCACCCTCCATCCCGGTTTCTATGCCAGCGATCGCCGGCGTTTCACCTATGAACGCCGCCCATTGTCTCAGGCCTACATTCCGGAAGACGAGGGTGATTTTTACTATGCAGCAGCCTTGTATGGGGGGTCAGTGGCTGAGGTTTACCGGCTCGCCACAGCCTGTCACCAGGCAACGCTGATCGACAAGGCCAATGGCATCGAGGCCGTGTGGCACGAGGAGAGCCACCTGAACAAGTACCTGCTCTACCACAAGCCCACCAAGGTGCTGTCCCCAGAGTACGTGTGGGATGAGCGGATGCTGCGGAAACCGCCTTACCTTAGGAGACTGCGATACGTGGCTGTGCCCAAGAATCATGCACAAATTCGGAGCAGATGA